A window of Streptomyces puniciscabiei contains these coding sequences:
- a CDS encoding ABC transporter permease has translation MAVAADATAPVATIRKKVGRPMVVAAILLAWLVLFAALRGRQTLTLAAADLTGLHRWLNDLNDSIGANRNSNPLFLYFFNEIRLAIDNLVTFVQSLISQPTGTRPVPQIGWLGVVGLTGYVSWAVGNWRVALLAVAGFTFFGLQGLWQESMDTLALTLSAVLVALLIGIPLGVWAGLSDRFNRIMTPFLDFMQTMPTFVYLAPLTLIFLIGGASAVITTVIYAAPPAIRITAHAIRSVPETTVEAADSLGTTRTQQLLKVLLPMSKRTVVMGVNQTIMAALAMVTIAALIDAPGLGKTVVQALQSLDVGTAFNAGLAIVVMAIVLDRVTTAAAGRADAARRSGGRLTKWRRPLLVAGGIGTAVLVYLSHTYVWAAQFPGNGSTGSHIASAADTTTTWLQDHLSGVTNGVRDVITNGLLNPFQTLLTDSPWWLVGVTLVALGAVLGGRWAAVTAAVCVGLLVGTGVWSDSMTTLASTAVATVLVMLFGAVFGVWMGRSALVDRLVRPTLDAAQVMPPFVYLVPFLALFGATRFTAIVAAVVYAAPVAIKIIADGVRNVSESTVEAATSAGCNTWQIITKVQLPMARSALTLATNQGLIYVLSMVVVGGLVGAGALGYDVVAGFSQGQLYGKGLAAGIAIVLLGVMFDRITQAAARRTRA, from the coding sequence ATGGCCGTGGCCGCCGACGCGACCGCGCCGGTCGCGACGATACGCAAGAAGGTCGGCCGCCCCATGGTGGTGGCGGCGATACTGCTCGCCTGGCTGGTGCTCTTCGCCGCGCTGCGCGGCCGGCAGACGCTCACCCTCGCCGCGGCGGACCTCACCGGCCTGCACCGCTGGCTGAACGACCTCAACGACAGCATCGGGGCCAACCGCAACTCCAACCCGCTCTTCCTGTACTTCTTCAATGAGATCCGGCTGGCCATCGACAACCTGGTGACCTTCGTCCAGTCCCTGATCTCCCAGCCCACCGGCACCCGCCCGGTCCCGCAGATCGGCTGGCTCGGCGTCGTCGGGCTCACCGGCTACGTCTCCTGGGCCGTGGGCAACTGGCGGGTCGCGCTGCTGGCGGTCGCCGGCTTCACCTTCTTCGGGCTGCAGGGCCTGTGGCAGGAGAGCATGGACACCCTGGCGCTGACCCTGTCGGCGGTCCTCGTGGCGCTGCTCATCGGCATCCCGCTGGGCGTCTGGGCCGGTCTCTCCGACCGGTTCAACCGGATCATGACGCCCTTCCTGGACTTCATGCAGACGATGCCGACCTTCGTCTACCTCGCCCCGCTGACCCTGATCTTCCTGATCGGCGGGGCCTCCGCAGTGATCACCACGGTGATCTACGCGGCACCGCCCGCCATCCGCATCACCGCGCACGCCATCCGCTCCGTGCCCGAGACCACCGTCGAGGCGGCCGACTCGCTCGGCACCACGCGGACGCAGCAGCTGCTGAAGGTACTGCTGCCGATGTCGAAGCGCACGGTCGTCATGGGCGTCAACCAGACCATCATGGCCGCCCTGGCCATGGTGACCATCGCCGCGCTGATCGATGCGCCCGGCCTCGGCAAGACCGTCGTACAGGCCCTGCAGTCGCTCGACGTCGGTACGGCGTTCAACGCCGGCCTGGCCATCGTCGTCATGGCCATCGTGCTCGACCGGGTCACCACGGCGGCCGCCGGACGCGCCGACGCCGCCCGGCGCAGCGGCGGCCGCCTGACGAAGTGGCGCCGCCCGCTGCTGGTGGCGGGCGGGATCGGCACCGCCGTCCTCGTCTACCTGTCCCACACCTACGTCTGGGCGGCCCAGTTCCCCGGCAACGGCAGCACCGGCAGCCACATCGCGAGCGCGGCCGACACGACGACCACCTGGCTGCAGGACCACCTCTCGGGGGTGACCAACGGCGTCCGGGACGTCATCACCAACGGCCTGCTGAACCCGTTCCAGACGCTGCTCACGGACTCCCCGTGGTGGCTCGTCGGCGTCACCCTGGTCGCGCTCGGCGCGGTGCTCGGCGGCCGCTGGGCGGCGGTGACGGCCGCGGTGTGCGTCGGGCTGCTGGTCGGTACGGGCGTGTGGTCGGACAGCATGACGACCCTCGCCTCCACGGCCGTGGCCACGGTGCTGGTGATGCTGTTCGGCGCCGTCTTCGGCGTCTGGATGGGCCGCAGCGCCCTCGTGGACCGGCTGGTGCGGCCCACCCTGGACGCCGCCCAGGTCATGCCGCCGTTCGTCTATCTGGTGCCGTTCCTGGCCCTCTTCGGAGCCACCCGGTTCACCGCGATCGTCGCGGCCGTCGTCTACGCGGCGCCCGTCGCCATCAAGATCATCGCGGACGGTGTGCGGAACGTGTCCGAGTCCACCGTGGAGGCGGCCACCTCCGCCGGGTGCAACACCTGGCAGATCATCACCAAGGTCCAACTGCCGATGGCACGCAGTGCCCTGACCCTCGCGACCAACCAGGGTCTGATCTATGTGCTGTCGATGGTTGTGGTGGGCGGCCTGGTAGGGGCGGGCGCCCTCGGCTACGACGTCGTGGCCGGATTCTCGCAGGGACAGCTGTACGGGAAGGGGCTGGCGGCAGGGATCGCCATCGTACTGCTGGGAGTCATGTTCGACCGGATCACTCAGGCTGCGGCGCGACGCACCAGGGCATAA